The genomic region ACCCGCTCGGGGTCGACCAGCCGGACGGTGCAGGCGTCACCCGCACCGGCAGACTGCACATCTGCAGAACTGTTCATACGTCGACAATAGGCGAGGCGTACCGGTCCTGGCCAGTTCCCGGGGTGTCCGGTGTGTCACCCCCCGGAGCCCGGGGGCTCAGCTGAAGACGGGCTGCAGCTCGGACCAGCGGGAAGCGCGGCAGTACACGGGCACGACCTCGAGCGGTACGTCGCGTGTGACCAGGCCGGAGGGCACCCGGTCCCCGGTCCAGACGTCGATCCACTCGCCGGCGGGCAGATAGGTGGTCCAGGTCGTCGCGCCCGGTTCGAGCACGGGGTTGATCAGCAGCTCGTCGCCGAGCAGGTACTGGTACGGGTGGTTCCAGATCTCCGGGTCGTTCTCGTGGTCGAAGAACAGCGGGCGCATCAACGGGCGGTCGGTGGCGATCGTGCGTGCGGCCTGCTCGGTCAGGTAGGGAACCAGGCTTTCGCGCAGCGTCGCGAACCGCCGGAACAGTGGTACCACGCGGTCGTCACCGGTGGTCTCGGCGACGTGCCACGGCGTCCTGTCGCGGAGCGGAAGCTGATGGTGGTTGAACTCCGAGTGGTACTGCATGATCGGCATGAACGCCGACGCGGCCGCCGCCCGCAGGTAGAGCTCGGCGTCGGGTACCGGCCCGGAGAAGCCGGCGAGGTCCCAGCCCCAGTAGACGATGCCGCACGAGGCCGCGGTCAGTCCGGCGGTGACCGACGACCGGAAGGCCTGCCAGGTGGAGTCCTCGTCGCCGGCCCAGAAGATGCCGTGCGCCTGCGAACCGGTGAATCCGGCCCGCGAGAACGTCACCGGCGCCTTGCCCGCCGACCGGAGCAGGTCGCCGAAGGCGCGCGCGTAGTGCACCGGGTACAGGTTGTTGCCCTCGTCCCCCTTGCGCCCGTCGGCGTAGACCAGGTCGTGGCCCCAGGCGTGCTCGCCGCCGTCGGTCTTGAATCCGTCGACGTCGAAGTGCTCGACCAGGTAGCGCCGCTTCTCGGTCCACCAGTCACGGGTCCGCTGCACCGACAGGTCGGGCATCAGCGCCTGCGGGAACCACCAGCCGCGGTTGCGGTACGCCGTACCGTCGGCTTCCAGCACGGCGTGCCCGTCGCGCACCATCGCGGCGGCGTCGGCGGCGACCTGCCCGGTGGAGAACTCGGTCTTCTGCAGCGGGATCTGCCAGAGGATCACCTTGATGCCGCGGGCGTGCAGCTCGTCGATCATCGCCTTCGGGTCCGGCCAGGCGCCGTCCGGGCGGTAGCTGAAGTCCTCGGCGCGGTGCGCGCTGCCGTCCTCGGTCACGGCGTACACCGCGTCGCGCCAGATCGTGATGCCCTGCTCGTCGCTCCAGGCCTCGATCACCACCGCGCCGACCGGGATCGCCAGGTCGCGGTGGGTGTCCATCCGGGCCGTCACCAGCTGCTGGGTGTTCCACTCGTTGCCGGAGGCCCACAAGCGGAAGACCCAGCCGGGCAGCTCCTCCGCCCGGCCGACCTCGTCGAGGAACCCGGTGAGCACGGTGGCCGGGTCACCTTCGTAGATCGCCAGGTCCACCACCGGCTCGTCGCCGAGCGCGACCTCGACGGTCAGTTCGTTGCCCGCGGACGAGTACCAGGTACGGCGTGAGGTGCGGACGTGGAAGCCCCATCCGTTGCCGTCGGCACCGACCACGTGCGCGAACGGCATCGGCAGGTACGTCCGCCCGTGCACGCCTTGGGCCTTGTACTGCTCGAAGACCACCGCATCCAGCTCCCGCCCCCGCTGGTCCAGGGCGTCGTACCGCTCCCCGAACCCGACCAGCCGATCCCCGTCCTGCAGCTGCAACCGGAAACGCCCGCGATGTACCCCTTGGGACGAGACCAGCCACTCGACTCCTCGGACCCGCTCGCCACCGCCCCGCACTTCACCCACACCGTCAGCAGTCCACACCGCCGGCGACACCTCGAACCACTCCGTGCTCTCGGCTGCCCCACCACGGTGTGCGTGGAAGCGGTACTTGACTGGTTCGGCGAGGGGTGGAGTTTGGACGGACCAGGCGCCGTCGGCGCCCAAGGACTTGGCCTGAGCCTCGCTGAGGTGGCCTTCGCCGCCGGCCAGGGCGGCGGCGTCGGCGGCGGCCGCGCTGGTTGCGGACAGCGGGAGCTCGAGCGTGCCCCACTCGCAGACGACCCGGTCGGCCTCCGGCGCGACGACGCCGAGCAGGACCGGTTCGCCGGCGAGGGGGAGAACGGGCACCCGCTGGTCGGGGGAGACGGCGTACGGGTGCTCGATACCGTGCGGGCGGTGCTTGATCATCAGGCGTCCTTGGCGGCGGGAGGGAGAAGGCCGAGCTCGTCGGCGAGGATCAGGTACATGCCGTGCGACCACAACAGCGGAGTGGCCACCGTGCCCCAGCGCGCGACCCACTCCGCGCGGGACCCGGGGTGCAGCAGATGGTGCGGGACCTGCTCCGGCAGGTCACCGTCGGCGTCCGCCTGGTCGGCGATCCACCGCAGATGTCGCAGAGCACCGGCGGTGTCACCCGCGGCGGCCAGGTTCCACCCGAGCAGCGCGGACAGCAGAATCCACTGCCCACCCCCGTAGAACACGTCCGCCGCGAACCGGTGCACCCCGCCGTCGACGTCCAGGTCCTTGGCCACCGCGGCCCGGGTCATCGCGGCCACGTCGTCGTCCGGCGGCACCAGACCGAACGGAACGACGCACGCCGGCAGCGACCCGTCGACGGCCGAGCTGCCGAGCCACTTCACCAGGTGCCCGTCGACAACGCCCTCGGCGCTCACCAGCGAGCGGATCCGGGCCGCCACCTGCAGCGTCGCCGCCGACCAGGGCGCCGACCGCAAGGCCGCGCAGGTACCGACCGCGACCAGTCCGCCGTGGATCGCGCCGAGCGTGGACACGTGCCGATGCTCGACGTGCTCCTCCCACCAGTCGTAGCAAGGCCGGTCCCAGAAGGCGAGCAGGTAGTCGACGGCGACGTCGATACCGGCCCGCCAGCGCTCCAGGTCCAGCCCGTGCCGCGCCGCGTGGGTGACCACCGACCACAGCCACATGCCGTAGCCGTCGGTCTGGAAGTCCCACCACGGGTCCGACCCGTCGTTGCCGTCGAAGGTGAACCGGGTCGGCAGCATGCCCTCGTTCGACGGGACCTCGCCCCGGTCGACCGCCGCGAGCAGGTCGTCGACCTGCCCGCGGCGTCTGCGCAGTACGCCGTCCACCCAGTCGTGGAACCGCCCGGCGGACGCCACGTCGCCGTACCGGGAAATGCCTTCGGCGGTGAACGAGCCGTCCCGCAGCCAGGCATAGCCCCGGTACGCCGAGAAGGTCGGTGCGGCGGGATACGCCCCGCCGGCGTCCTGGTGACGGGTGATGACGGCGTGACTGTGCCGGGCGAGCTCGTGCAGACGGGCGAGCTCGTGGCTGTCGAGGCCGGTGTCCCGGGCGGAGGTGGTCATCGGCTCCTTCACTTCTTCAGCAGACCGTTGACCTTGGTCTGGGCATCGGCCAGCGCCTTCTCGACCGGCTTCCGGCCGGCCGCCGCCGAGGTCAGCTCGGTGGTGACGATGTCCTGCATCTCCTGCTGCCGCTCGATCACCGGCGGCAGCACGGTCTCCTCCAGCGCGCTGAAGACGGCTTTGCGGTTGGCCGGCTTCTTCTGCTCCAGGTACGGCGCGAGCTTGGCCTCGTCGGCCACCGGCGGCAGCTCCCACGAGCTCGCCAGCCGGGTCTTGGTGGTCTCGTCGGACGCGGCCAGGAAGGTGATCCACTTCTGCGCGGCGGCGGCGTTCTTCGAGGCCGCCGACACCACCAGGCCGTTGACGAACATCGCCGACGCCTTCCGGGTGTTGCCCGGCTCCACCACGACGTCCCAGTCGAACGGCGCGTCGGCCATCGCGCTGAACATCCAGATCCCGGTGTGCCACATCGCCAGCTTGCCGGACTTGAACAGCTTCGAGTCGAAGTCCGGCGTGCCGGCGCCGTCGGCCTCGGTCGGCATCGTCGTGCCGACCTTGCCGATCAGGAACTTGGCCGCCTCGACGCCTTGCGGAGAGTTGAAGGTCGCCGCGGTCCGGTCGGCGTTGAGGAACTCGCCGCCGTTCTGCGCGAGCACCTTGTAGAACTCGTTGTACGACACCGGCTGGTAGTCGCCCCACACCTTGGCGCCCTTGTCGGTCAGCTTCTGCGCCGCGGCCTGCTCGTCCTTCCAGGTCCACTCGGGCGTCGGCTCCGCCACCCCGGCCTTCTTGAACAGCGCCTTGTTGTAGAACAGCACGACGTTCGAGAACGACTCCGGTACGCCGTACTGCAAGCCGTCGGCATTGAACGCCTCGTACAGCGACTTCTTGTAGACCGAGGAGTCGACGTCCTTGAGCTCGGCCAGCGAGCCGTTCTTCGCATACGTCACGAAGTTCTCGTAGTTCAGCTCGAAGGCGTCGGCCGCGGTGCCGCCGGCGACCGCGGTCTGCAGCTTCGTGAAGTAGGTCGCGTACGGCACCGTCTCCACCTGCACGGTGATGTCCGGGTTGGCGGCCTGGAAGGCGTTGACGATCGCGGTCAGATCCTTCTCGTGGCCGTCGTTGGCGGAGAAGTTCATGTAGCGCACGACGCTCTTGCCTTCCGGCGCCGCGGCCTCCTTGGTCGCCGACCCCTGACCACAGGCAGCCAGGAGTACGGCGAGTGCGGCCGCAGCGGCCGCGGTCTTCAGTGAACGCATGGTGGTTCCCTCCCTGATAAGGACTACTTGATGCCTGTGTGGGCGACACCGGCGATGATGTGGCGTTGCGCGAGCAGGTAGACGACGGCGATCGGCACGATCGAGACGACGGATCCCGCCATCACGACGTCCCACTGGGTGGTGAACTGGCCCTGCAGGGTGGACAGGCCCAGCGGCAGTGTCATGAACTCCGGCGACCGGATCACCACCAGCGGCCACAGGAAGCTGTTCCAGCTGCCCATGAACGCGAACACCGCGACGGTGGCCAGGGCCGGCCGGATCAGCGGCAGCACGATCGTGGTGAAGATGCGCAGGTGGCCGGCGCCGTCGATGGTGGCCGCCTCGTCGAGCTCCAGCGGTACCGCGGTGACCGCCTGGCGGAGCAGGAACACCCCGAACGCCGAGGCGATCGTCGGCGCCAGCAGCGCGAAGTACGTGTCCTGCAGGTTCAGTGTCTTCATCTCGATGAACAGCGGCACGACCAGCACCTGCAGCGGCACCATCAGCGTGGCCAGGTAGAACCCGAAGACCACGTTCTTCAGCGGGAACTTCAGCCGGGCGAACCCGTACGCCGCCATCGACCCGGTGACCAGCTGGAGCGCGGTCGACACGATCGCGACGCCCAGTGAGTTCAGCACGATCCGCCAGATCGGCAGCGCGTCCACCAGCGTCCGGTACGCGCCGAGCGTCGGGTCGTCGACGACCAGGGTCGGGCCGTCCGCGAGCGAGCCCTCCGGCGTGATCGAGGTGATCACCGTCCACAGGAACGGGAAGAGCATGATCGCGGCGCCGACCAGCACCGCGGCGTACAGGGCGAGCCTGGCGGGCAGCGATCCGGTGTCACGCATAGTGCACCCACTTCCGCTGGCCGCGGATCTGCACGACGGTGATCACCAGGATCAGCGCGAACAGCAGCCAGGACAGCGCCGACGCCTCGCCCGCGCGGCCGTAGCGGAAGGTCAGGTCGTAGATCTGCCCGACCACCACCTGGCTCGACCCGGCCGGTCCGCCGCCGGTCATCACGTAGACCTGGTCGAAGACCTGGAAGCCGTTGATCAGCGAGATCACCACCACGAAGAACGTCGACGGCGACAGCAGCGGCAGGGTGATCCGCCAGAACCGCTGCCAGGCATTCGCCCCGTCGACCTTCGCGGCCTCGTAGTAGTCGCCGGGAACGGACTGCAGCCCGGCCAGCAGGATCACCATCACGAAGCCGAGGTCCTTCCAGGCCGAGGACAGGATGACGGCCGGCAGCGCCCAGGCCGGGTCGGTCCACCAGCCGGGCTCGGGCAGACCGACGGCGCCGAGCAGCTGGTTGACCAGGCCGTTGGTCGGGTTGAGCAGCCACTTCCAGACCAGGGCCACGACGACCCAGCTGGTCACGACCGGCAGGAAGTACGTCGCCCGCAGGAAGGCCCGGCCCTTGAGCTTCTGGTTCAGGGCGAGCGCGAGCAGCAGGCCGCCGGCGTACACGATCGGCAGGTAGCCGGCCACGTAGGCGAGCGTGTGCAGGAAGACCCGCCGCGTCATCGGGTCGGTCAGCAGGTTCGTGTAGTTGCCGAGGCCGACCCACTCCATCGGCGAGATCAGGTTCCACCGGTGCAGGCTGACCCACAGCGAGGAGACCATCGGGACCAGCGTGAACACGAACAACGGGATCGCGCTGGGCAGCAGGAAGAACAGCACCCAGCCGAGGTTC from Kribbella flavida DSM 17836 harbors:
- a CDS encoding ABC transporter substrate-binding protein, which codes for MRSLKTAAAAAALAVLLAACGQGSATKEAAAPEGKSVVRYMNFSANDGHEKDLTAIVNAFQAANPDITVQVETVPYATYFTKLQTAVAGGTAADAFELNYENFVTYAKNGSLAELKDVDSSVYKKSLYEAFNADGLQYGVPESFSNVVLFYNKALFKKAGVAEPTPEWTWKDEQAAAQKLTDKGAKVWGDYQPVSYNEFYKVLAQNGGEFLNADRTAATFNSPQGVEAAKFLIGKVGTTMPTEADGAGTPDFDSKLFKSGKLAMWHTGIWMFSAMADAPFDWDVVVEPGNTRKASAMFVNGLVVSAASKNAAAAQKWITFLAASDETTKTRLASSWELPPVADEAKLAPYLEQKKPANRKAVFSALEETVLPPVIERQQEMQDIVTTELTSAAAGRKPVEKALADAQTKVNGLLKK
- a CDS encoding glycoside hydrolase family 15 protein, translated to MTTSARDTGLDSHELARLHELARHSHAVITRHQDAGGAYPAAPTFSAYRGYAWLRDGSFTAEGISRYGDVASAGRFHDWVDGVLRRRRGQVDDLLAAVDRGEVPSNEGMLPTRFTFDGNDGSDPWWDFQTDGYGMWLWSVVTHAARHGLDLERWRAGIDVAVDYLLAFWDRPCYDWWEEHVEHRHVSTLGAIHGGLVAVGTCAALRSAPWSAATLQVAARIRSLVSAEGVVDGHLVKWLGSSAVDGSLPACVVPFGLVPPDDDVAAMTRAAVAKDLDVDGGVHRFAADVFYGGGQWILLSALLGWNLAAAGDTAGALRHLRWIADQADADGDLPEQVPHHLLHPGSRAEWVARWGTVATPLLWSHGMYLILADELGLLPPAAKDA
- a CDS encoding carbohydrate ABC transporter permease, with the translated sequence MRDTGSLPARLALYAAVLVGAAIMLFPFLWTVITSITPEGSLADGPTLVVDDPTLGAYRTLVDALPIWRIVLNSLGVAIVSTALQLVTGSMAAYGFARLKFPLKNVVFGFYLATLMVPLQVLVVPLFIEMKTLNLQDTYFALLAPTIASAFGVFLLRQAVTAVPLELDEAATIDGAGHLRIFTTIVLPLIRPALATVAVFAFMGSWNSFLWPLVVIRSPEFMTLPLGLSTLQGQFTTQWDVVMAGSVVSIVPIAVVYLLAQRHIIAGVAHTGIK
- a CDS encoding TIM-barrel domain-containing protein; amino-acid sequence: MIKHRPHGIEHPYAVSPDQRVPVLPLAGEPVLLGVVAPEADRVVCEWGTLELPLSATSAAAADAAALAGGEGHLSEAQAKSLGADGAWSVQTPPLAEPVKYRFHAHRGGAAESTEWFEVSPAVWTADGVGEVRGGGERVRGVEWLVSSQGVHRGRFRLQLQDGDRLVGFGERYDALDQRGRELDAVVFEQYKAQGVHGRTYLPMPFAHVVGADGNGWGFHVRTSRRTWYSSAGNELTVEVALGDEPVVDLAIYEGDPATVLTGFLDEVGRAEELPGWVFRLWASGNEWNTQQLVTARMDTHRDLAIPVGAVVIEAWSDEQGITIWRDAVYAVTEDGSAHRAEDFSYRPDGAWPDPKAMIDELHARGIKVILWQIPLQKTEFSTGQVAADAAAMVRDGHAVLEADGTAYRNRGWWFPQALMPDLSVQRTRDWWTEKRRYLVEHFDVDGFKTDGGEHAWGHDLVYADGRKGDEGNNLYPVHYARAFGDLLRSAGKAPVTFSRAGFTGSQAHGIFWAGDEDSTWQAFRSSVTAGLTAASCGIVYWGWDLAGFSGPVPDAELYLRAAAASAFMPIMQYHSEFNHHQLPLRDRTPWHVAETTGDDRVVPLFRRFATLRESLVPYLTEQAARTIATDRPLMRPLFFDHENDPEIWNHPYQYLLGDELLINPVLEPGATTWTTYLPAGEWIDVWTGDRVPSGLVTRDVPLEVVPVYCRASRWSELQPVFS
- a CDS encoding carbohydrate ABC transporter permease; this translates as MKQTARDGARRTTANRRPRSWKNLGWVLFFLLPSAIPLFVFTLVPMVSSLWVSLHRWNLISPMEWVGLGNYTNLLTDPMTRRVFLHTLAYVAGYLPIVYAGGLLLALALNQKLKGRAFLRATYFLPVVTSWVVVALVWKWLLNPTNGLVNQLLGAVGLPEPGWWTDPAWALPAVILSSAWKDLGFVMVILLAGLQSVPGDYYEAAKVDGANAWQRFWRITLPLLSPSTFFVVVISLINGFQVFDQVYVMTGGGPAGSSQVVVGQIYDLTFRYGRAGEASALSWLLFALILVITVVQIRGQRKWVHYA